One Neisseria sp. Marseille-Q5346 genomic region harbors:
- the pdxJ gene encoding pyridoxine 5'-phosphate synthase: protein MLLGVNIDHIATVRNARGTIYPSPVEAALIAETHGADLITMHLREDRRHIKDADVFAVKNAIRTHLNLEMALTEEMLENALNVMPEDVCLVPEKRQEVTTEGGLDILAQQDKVAEFTKILTDAGIRVSLFIDADNAQIQAAYDVGAPVIELHTGAYADAHSHAEQMKQFERIQNGAHYASDLGLIVNAGHGLTIHNVTPIAQILAIRELNIGHSLISQALFLGLPEAVRQMKEVMFRARMLP, encoded by the coding sequence ATGTTGTTAGGCGTAAACATCGACCATATTGCCACCGTCCGCAATGCGCGCGGTACGATTTATCCCAGCCCTGTCGAAGCGGCGCTGATTGCGGAAACCCACGGCGCAGATTTGATTACCATGCACTTGCGTGAAGACCGCCGCCATATTAAAGATGCGGACGTGTTTGCCGTTAAAAACGCCATCCGTACGCACCTGAATTTGGAAATGGCGCTGACGGAAGAAATGCTGGAAAACGCGCTCAACGTCATGCCGGAAGATGTGTGCCTCGTGCCTGAAAAACGTCAAGAAGTAACTACCGAAGGCGGTTTGGACATATTAGCGCAACAGGATAAAGTGGCCGAGTTTACCAAAATTCTGACCGATGCAGGCATCCGCGTGTCCTTGTTTATCGATGCCGACAACGCGCAAATCCAAGCCGCTTATGATGTCGGCGCGCCCGTTATCGAATTGCACACCGGTGCATATGCCGATGCGCACAGCCACGCCGAGCAGATGAAACAATTCGAGCGCATTCAAAACGGTGCGCATTACGCCAGCGATTTGGGCTTGATCGTCAACGCCGGACACGGCCTGACCATTCACAACGTAACGCCGATTGCCCAAATTCTCGCCATCCGCGAGTTGAACATCGGTCATTCGCTGATTTCCCAAGCACTCTTCCTTGGCCTGCCTGAAGCGGTCCGCCAAATGAAGGAAGTCATGTTCAGAGCCAGAATGCTGCCTTAA
- the acpS gene encoding holo-ACP synthase has translation MIYGIGTDIVSLKRIIRLNKKFGLAFAQRILSPEELLEFPQAGKPVNYLAKRFAAKEAFAKAVGTGIRGVVSFRNIGVGHDALGKPELFFAPTLTKWLEEQGIRGCHLSMSDEEDTVMAFVIAEK, from the coding sequence ATGATTTACGGAATAGGTACAGACATTGTTTCCCTCAAACGTATTATCCGTTTGAACAAAAAATTCGGACTGGCATTTGCGCAACGCATTCTCAGTCCGGAAGAGCTGTTGGAGTTTCCGCAGGCAGGCAAACCGGTTAACTATCTTGCCAAACGCTTTGCCGCCAAAGAGGCTTTTGCCAAAGCCGTCGGTACGGGCATACGCGGCGTGGTGTCTTTCCGCAATATCGGTGTCGGACATGACGCATTGGGCAAGCCTGAATTGTTTTTTGCACCGACTTTGACTAAATGGCTGGAAGAACAGGGCATCCGCGGCTGTCATCTGAGCATGAGTGATGAAGAGGATACCGTTATGGCTTTTGTCATTGCGGAAAAATAA
- a CDS encoding NUDIX domain-containing protein, whose protein sequence is MTEDTRPLVQVVAGILLDKNGRYLLSSRPEGKPYAGYWEFAGGKVETGESDFQALQREFEEELGIRILAATPWLIKVHSYEHAHVRLHFLWVEADQWTGEIQSREGQKWAWQKAGDFTVEPMLPANSALLRSLSIPRQLQGRLKSGLSGQNSMGEYHVVPYLSAQHQTASAVLLEFADWQQGKPIEASSVWPIIENAEQWQQAQNADAVVWKVENEAAAKQVVDILAQGVAMPLIVAAPESMVSIYREQWQSMGVHAVLTDNDIEAV, encoded by the coding sequence ATGACTGAAGACACACGTCCATTGGTGCAAGTGGTTGCCGGAATTTTGCTCGACAAAAACGGCCGCTACCTGCTCAGTTCCCGCCCGGAGGGCAAGCCGTATGCCGGTTATTGGGAATTTGCCGGCGGCAAGGTGGAAACCGGCGAAAGCGATTTTCAAGCCTTGCAACGCGAGTTTGAAGAAGAACTCGGCATCCGTATCCTCGCCGCTACGCCGTGGCTGATCAAAGTCCATTCCTACGAACACGCACATGTACGCCTGCATTTTTTATGGGTGGAAGCCGACCAATGGACAGGCGAAATCCAATCGAGGGAAGGGCAGAAATGGGCATGGCAAAAGGCAGGGGATTTTACCGTTGAACCGATGTTGCCTGCCAATAGCGCATTGTTACGCTCCCTATCCATTCCGCGCCAACTTCAAGGCCGTCTGAAAAGCGGCTTGAGCGGTCAAAACAGCATGGGCGAATATCATGTTGTGCCATATCTGTCGGCTCAGCATCAAACCGCATCTGCCGTATTGTTGGAATTTGCCGATTGGCAGCAAGGCAAACCGATAGAAGCATCCAGCGTGTGGCCAATCATTGAAAACGCCGAACAATGGCAGCAGGCGCAAAATGCCGATGCTGTCGTATGGAAAGTGGAGAATGAAGCGGCAGCCAAGCAAGTTGTCGATATTTTGGCGCAAGGTGTGGCTATGCCGCTAATTGTAGCTGCTCCGGAAAGTATGGTTTCCATTTATCGCGAACAGTGGCAGAGCATGGGTGTGCATGCTGTTTTGACCGATAATGACATTGAGGCCGTCTGA